One genomic window of Centroberyx gerrardi isolate f3 chromosome 15, fCenGer3.hap1.cur.20231027, whole genome shotgun sequence includes the following:
- the tasp1 gene encoding threonine aspartase 1 encodes MIGLSSYAGVMENLMNSAEEQQPSSPLANSWSNQQDSVSSKNQKPKGVGGFVLVHAGAGYHSESKAKEYKHVCKRACQRAVDRLKAGALAVEAVAAALVELEDSPFTNAGMGSNLNLSGEIECDASIMDGKSLHYGAVGAISGIKNPVLVANRLLSEAQKGKLSAGRIPPCFLVGRGAHDWAVTHGIPPCPSEKMATKFSLSAYKRNKRKMELAEKMDTGHNQTKKRRQSSENENGSACLDTVGAIVVDQEGNVAAAVSSGGLAMKHPGRVGQAAHYGCGCWAENACNMNPYSTAVSTSGCGEHLIRTMLARECSAAMQSEDAHQALLEAMQHKFISSPFLASEDRVLGGVIVLRCCRCVEAQPSQDIQGALVEFLWSHTTESMCVGYMSAQDSKAKTHISRLPPGAVPGQSLAIEGGVCRLMSVVE; translated from the exons ATGATAGGCTTGTCAAGTTATGCAGGGGTTATGGAAAATCTAATGAATTCTGCTGAAGAGCAGCAGCCCTCTTCTCCCCTGGCCAATTCATGGTCTAATCAACAAGACTCGGTATCAAGCAAGAATCAAAAGCCAAAAGGTGTTGGCGGGTTTGTGTTAGTACATGCAG GAGCAGGATACCATTCTGAATCTAAGGCCAAGGAGTACAAGCACGTGTGCAAAAGAGCTTGCCAGCGA GCTGTGGACAGACTCAAGGCTGGTGCCCTTGCAGTGGAAGCAGTGGCTGCAGCTCTGGTTGAGCTTGAG GACTCTCCTTTTACAAATGCGGGGATGGGCTCCAACTTGAATTTGTCAGGGGAGATTGAGTGTGACGCGAGCATCATGGATGGGAAGTCGCTGCATTATGGAGCCGTAGGCGCCATTAGTG GTATAAAGAACCCGGTCTTGGTTGCAAACCGTCTACTGAGCGAAGCACAGAAAGGGAAACTGTCAGCTGGCAGAATACCCCCCTG CTTTTTAGTGGGGCGAGGAGCACATGATTGGGCCGTGACCCATGGAATACCACCATGCCCCTCAGAGAAGATGGCCACCA AGTTCAGTTTATCGGCGTACAAGAGGAACAAGCGCAAGATGGAGCTGGCAGAAAAAATGGACACAGGACATAaccagacaaagaaaagacgACAATCAAGTGAAAAT GAAAATGGCTCGGCGTGCCTGGACACAGTGGGGGCCATCGTGGTGGACCAGGAGGGGAACGTGGCTGCGGCGGTGTCCAGCGGTGGCCTGGCCATGAAACACCCAGGCAGGGTTGGCCAG GCTGCTCATTATGGATGTGGCTGCTGGGCTGAAAATGCCTGTAATATGAACCCTTACTCTACGGCAGTGAGTACCTCAG GCTGTGGAGAGCATCTGATTCGCACCATGCTGGCACGGGAATGCTCTGCTGCCATGCAGTCTGAAGATGCCCACCAAGCGCTGCTGGAGGCTATGCAACACAAGTTCATCA GCTCACCCTTTCTGGCCAGTGAGGATCGTGTTTTGGGTGGGGTAATTGTCTTACGCTGCTGCAGATGTGTGGAGGCTCAGCCATCTCAAGATATCCAGGGCGCACTGG tgGAGTTCCTATGGAGTCATACCACAGAGAGCATGTGTGTCGGCTACATGTCTGCCCAAGATAGCAAAGCCAAG